A genomic segment from Micropterus dolomieu isolate WLL.071019.BEF.003 ecotype Adirondacks linkage group LG03, ASM2129224v1, whole genome shotgun sequence encodes:
- the LOC123968783 gene encoding uncharacterized protein LOC123968783 isoform X5: protein MQCKVTLLDDTLFECELDKHAKAQELLTKVCDHVNLLEKDYFGLAHWETPTNKTWLEATKEIRKQVSGAVYEFTFNVKFYPPDPAQLTEDLTRYFLCVQLRKDIMRGILPCSFVTLSLLGSYAAQSELGEYDPELHGTDYVKDLSLVPGQSKELEEKVMELHRTYRSMSPAQADMLFLENAKKLAMYGVDLHQAKDLDGVDITLGVCSSGLMVYKDKLRINRFPWPKVLKISYKRSSFFIKIRPSEQEQYESTIGFKLPNYKASKKLWKVCVEHHTFFRVPTVEPPSSRRFLVLGSKFRYSGRTQAQTRQASSMIDRPAPRFTRSASKRLSRNLDGAGDETLQLLQQLSASSRPEFDDWSLRLASDKPQLSPEFPARGESEQPFIQSWEEGQSVHTVTVTWQDTETGQTCSETITQTASQPWQELASDESRKEDEWSALLYRHPPFPLVPPFDSVKRPAKISLAKMSSMDRLFQPAQTQQDDWFLYFDRIFSLSSLECADKTFSPLALFQLQEKDEQGMHVVEQEQTRTEIIKRLQESVILVDMLTEADILERRLSKVKDLEERLQEVDEMAERIQGVIEEELGKEEVDKLREEEGDLKHEQQVEGMTERVVKKSVRRIEVNKDEVDELEEQIKRVFLKGLLLEEEVAEVMQKSEKEGTDESQLDDGLREKLRQMEKEWQDEVEEKMSDVGSTSSVVAYQKVERRTKKRVTIVEEREQRQEEMEDGQVQSGGMSEERLEKGGAWHETEILGYITQRKVTERLQAEDPSQVADKDVWFILFDRPPYKAVYKPPVTTVERAQVDEGEYFTSTNEITTVEEKTEIIVEEGEIREEEAWRVPDIPPPSQTITDKADDWFVLLDVIPRQTPYVPPVTLKGRDAASLVSVVGTAADEAIREVVAEERKVIEEAPRHLEEIPQQPVTDRDADWFVLLDVVPRGTSYVPPVMLKGRDPMDAESFVSVVGTATDETIRVVVAEERKITEEAPRHLEEVPQQPVSESVDDWFVLLDVVPRETTYVPPVVAEHVEVSQEERVSLVEVTTIEWREKRVEVVVAGTEITEIQSEKQVVAVSQALREIEDNWFVLLDVPAREPSFVPVTMAEYVQVYPEESISTMAETITVESRKKVGVEETVVWKEDKELPKQIIPEQKMSQPVRERVIPFEIIPDVQKMFEAEVTPTETRIWKKIIGAESRQDETRLSEIRPSQTAPPSERGGGDDWFVMFDVIREKPVVIPPAAVVERIVGVVAATEPKPKFILEDMRPPMKLVEITPPHPRQVDDDWLALLNVAVKAPVTADQRIRVHPEVRPAKEFSAIEQRAQQRVTIVEERWQQEKMVQQKPHPAMREVEDDWYTLLDMATKKSVAVPERIQLPAKARAPAAVAKTRIAISEMRPQFEKRIREERRPLPETHISDDWFVLLDVGLKQSVVSAQRGTRPVSAPVFSQAALAEAGIPMAPFDQPQTSTPIKTDRKEERKLEVTVEAVEPSKIEAVTEVKPAVWRDHREVDSSLISTINGDIQHESQAVSTEVVRMRKKRAKKIEGDSIYVRHSLLMLEEFDKPQEDLLKHHASISELKRNFMESVPQQRPSEWDKRLSTHSPFRTLGINGQPLPSADGSVCVSLLCNGSETAHEETSSDLGFSGIPSPTVSHKSEPDSVEAHSALVEEKSSDQEEVVVFETTLVPSVEVETAQLSPSLDPCCKALDETLEEEGSYPGVSECSGRIVGSSPASYFRSDGPQVIRCFQPPLVQTQTVTITAVSNSLPSGISTTEVPVVPTKTFIYESSKVTDDGTDDKDGTTVSSSKTVTSEATSGTTVTTTTTHISKVVKSGSSETRVEKRIVITADSDIDQEKEKVGGASAL from the exons ATGCAATGCAAAGTCACCTTACTGGACGACACTCTGTTTGAGTGTGAGCTTGAT AAACATGCTAAAGCCCAAGAACTTTTAACAAAGGTGTGTGACCATGTTAACCTGCTGGAGAAGGATTATTTTGGCCTGGCTCACTGGGAAACACCAACCAACAAG ACGTGGTTGGAAGCCACCAAAGAGATCCGGAAACAGGTGTCGGGTGCTGTGTATGAGTTTACATTCAACGTGAAGTTCTACCCTCCTGATCCAGCACAGCTTACTGAAGACCTCACCAG GTACTTTCTGTGTGTCCAGCTGAGGAAGGACATTATGCGTGGTATTCTTCCCTGCTCCTTTGTCACACTGTCCCTGCTGGGCTCCTACGCAGCCCAGTCGGAGCTTGGAGAGTACGACCCAGAGCTCCATGGAACAGACTATGTTAAGGATCTGAGCCTGGTCCCCGGACAGAGCAAAGAGCTGGAGGAAAAGGTGATGGAGCTGCACCGCACATACAG GTCAATGAGTCCAGCCCAAGCAGACATGTTGTTTCTGGAAAATGCCAAGAAACTTGCCATGTATGGAGTAGACCTTCACCAAGCCAAG GATCTTGACGGTGTCGACATCACGCTGGGGGTTTGCTCTAGTGGTCTGATGGTTTACAAGGACAAGCTAAGGATCAACCGTTTCCCTTGGCCCAAAGTGCTCAAGATCTCTTACAAACGGAGCAGCTTCTTCATCAAAATCAGGCCATCAGAG CAAGAGCAGTATGAAAGCACAATTGGCTTCAAACTGCCCAACTACAAAGCCTCGAAGAAGCTGTGGAAAGTTTGTGTTGAACACCATaccttcttcag gGTTCCAACAGTAGAGCCTCCCTCATCACGTCGCTTCCTTGTCTTGGGCTCTAAGTTCAGATACAGCGGGCGTACTCAGGCCCAGACCCGCCAGGCCAGCTCCATGATTGACCGCCCAGCCCCACGCTTCACACGCTCTGCGAGCAAGAGGCTGTCACGTAACCTAGATGGAG CTGGAGATGAAACTCTCCAGCTCCTGCAACAACTCTCAGCATCATCCAGGCCTGAGTTTGATGATTGGTCGCTGAGGCTTGCATCTGACAAACCCCAGCTTTCTCCTGAATTCCCAG CCAGAGGGGAGTCTGAGCAGCCTTTCATTCAGTCCTGGGAGGAGGGGCAGTCTGTTCACACCGTCACAGTAACCTGGCAGGACACTGAGACTGGGCAGACTTGCTCTGAAACCATCACCCAGACAGCAAGTCAGCCGTGGCAGGAGCTGGCATCTGATGAAAGTAGAAAGGAAGACGAGTGGTCTGCCCTGCTCTATCGTCATCCTCCTTTTCCCCTTGTCCCACCTTTTGATTCTGTGAAACGGCCAG CTAAGATCAGCCTGGCAAAAATGAGCTCTATGGACAGGCTATTTCAACCAGCCCAGACACAGCAAGATGACTGGTTCCTTTACTTTGACCGAATCTTCAGCTTATCCTCACTTGAGTGTGCTGATAAAACAT TCTCCCCCCTAGCTCTGTTCCAGCTCCAAGAGAAGGATGAGCAGGGCATGCATGTGGTAGAGCAGGAACAGACCAGAACAGAGATTATTAAGAGGCTGCAGGAAAGTGTGATCTTGGTAGACATGCTGACAGAGGCAGATATTTTGGAAAGGAGGCTGAGTAAAGTGAAGGATTTAGAGGAAAGGCTCCAAGAAGTGGATGAGATGGCAGAGAGAATTCAGGGAGTAATAGAAGAGGAATTAGGTAAGGAAGAGGTAGATAAGTtaagagaagaagagggagatTTGAAGCATGAACAACAAGTTGAAGGTATGACTGAAAGAGTGGTGAAGAAATCTGTGAGGAGAATAGAGGTAAACAAGGATGAAGTGGATGAACTGGAAGAGCAGATAAAGCGGGTGTTTCTAAAAGGCTTGTTGCTTGAAGAGGAAGTGGCTGAGGTGATGCAGAAGAGTGAAAAAGAGGGGACAGACGAAAGTCAGTTGGATGATGGCCTGAGAGAGAAGCTACGGCAGATGGAAAAGGAATGGCAAGACGAGGTGGAGGAGAAGATGTCGGATGTTGGCAGTACCAGCTCTGTAGTAGCATACCAGAAGGTTGAGCGCAGGACTAAGAAGAGAGTGACTATTgtagaagagagagagcagaggcagGAAGAAATGGAAGATGGGCAGGTACAGTCTGGTGGAATGTCAGAGGAGAGGCTAGAAAAAGGGGGAGCATGGCATGAGACAGAAATACTGGGCTATATAACTCAGAGAAAAGTTACAGAGAGGCTTCAGGCTGAGGATCCATCTCAGGTGGCAGATAAGGATGTCTGGTTCATACTTTTCGACCGACCTCCATACAAAGCTGTTTATAAACCACCAG TTACCACTGTGGAACGTGCTCAGGTGGATGAAGGCGAGTATTTCACCTCAACAAATGAGATTACAACAGTTGAGGAGAAAACAGAGATTATAGTAGAAGAAGGAGAAATAAGAGAAGAGGAAGCATGGCGTGTACCAGACATCCCACCACCatcacagaccatcacagacaaGGCTGATGACTGGTTTGTGTTGCTGGATGTTATTCCCAGACAAACGCCTTATGTACCACCAG TTACGTTGAAGGGAAGAGATGCAGCAAGTTTGGTCTCAGTGGTTGGAACTGCAGCCGATGAGGCAATTAGAGAAGTAGTAGCTGAAGAGAGAAAGGTAATAGAAGAGGCACCAAGACACCTAGAAGAAATCCCACAGCAGccagtgacagacagagatgCTGACTGGTTTGTGTTGCTGGATGTTGTTCCCAGAGGAACATCATATGTACCACCAG TTATGTTGAAGGGAAGAGACCCAATGGATGCGGAAAGTTTTGTCTCTGTGGTTGGAACTGCAACCGATGAGACAATAAGAGTAGTAGTAGCTGAAGAGAGGAAGATAACAGAAGAGGCACCAAGACACCTAGAAGAAGTCCCACAGCAGCCAGTGTCAGAGAGTGTTGACGACTGGTTTGTGTTGCTGGATGTTGTTCCCAGAGAAACAACATATGTACCACCAG TTGTTGCAGAGCATGTGGAAGTGTCTCAAGAAGAACGTGTCTCTCTAGTTGAAGTAACAACCATTGagtggagagaaaaaagagtGGAGGTGGTAGTAGCAGGCACtgaaataacagaaatccaGAGTGAAAAGCAAGTTGTAGCAGTTTCACAGGCTTTGAGAGAGATAGAAGATAACTGGTTTGTGCTGCTGGATGTTCCTGCTAGAGAACCATCATTTGTGCCAG TTACCATGGCAGAGTACGTTCAGGTTTATCCTGAAGAAAGCATTTCTACTATGGCCGAAACAATAACAGTAGAGTCCAGGAAGAAGGTTGGAGTTGAAGAGACTGTGGTGTGGAAAGAGGACAAGGAGCTTCCCAAGCAAATTATCccagagcagaaaatgtctcagcCAGTCAGAGAAAGAG TCATTCCTTTTGAGATTATTCCAGATGTGCAGAAGATGTTTGAGGCTGAGGTGACGCCCACAGAGACTAGAATATGGAAGAAGATAATTGGCGCAGAGAGCAGGCAGGATGAGACGCGTCTGTCTGAAATTAGACCTAGCCAAACTGCACCACCGTCGGAGAGAGGAGGCGGCGATGATTGGTTTGTCATGTTCGACGTCATCCGTGAAAAGCCTGTTGTCATACCGCCAG CTGCTGTGGTTGAGCGTATTGTGGGTGTGGTGGCAGCCACAGAACCAAAACCAAAATTCATCCTGGAAGACATGAGGCCGCCTATGAAGTTGGTGGAGATTACACCACCACATCCGAGACAGGTGGATGATGACTGGCTTGCGCTGCTAAATGTTGCAGTGAAAGCACCAG TGACTGCGGACCAGCGTATCCGTGTGCATCCTGAAGTAAGACCAGCTAAAGAGTTTTCAGCCATAGAGCAGAGAGCACAGCAGAGAGTTACTATAGTGGAGGAAAGGTGGCAGCAGGAGAAGATGGTACAGCAGAAACCGCATCCAGCAATGAGAGAGGTGGAAGATGATTGGTATACTCTTTTGGACATGGCCACTAAGAAATCAG TCGCTGTCCCTGAGCGCATCCAGTTGCCAGCAAAGGCGAGAGCTCCTGCTGCTGTGGCCAAAACAAGGATCGCTATTTCCGAGATGAGACCGCAGTTTGAGAAACGGATCCGGGAGGAAAGACGTCCACTCCCAGAAACGCATATCAGTGATGATTGGTTTGTTCTACTAGATGTTGGCCTCAAACAGTCAG TGGTGAGTGCACAGAGGGGCACCCGTCCTGTCAGTGCTCCGGTCTTCTCCCAGGCTGCTCTGGCAGAGGCTGGGATCCCCATGGCCCCTTTCGATCAGCCCCAGACCTCCACTCCAATCAAGACCGACCGCAAGGAGGAAAGAAAGCTGGAGGTCACTGTAGAAGCTGTGGAGCCATCAAAAATCGAGGCTGTGACTGAGGTCAAG CCAGCAGTGTGGAGGGACCACAGAGAAGTAGACTCTTCACTGATATCCACCATCAATGGGGACATTCAG CACGAGTCTCAGGCGGTGAGCACGGAGGTGGTGCGTATGCGAAAG aaAAGAGCTAAGAAAATTGAGGGTGACTCAATTTATGTCAGACATAGCCTTTTAATGTTGGAG GAGTTCGATAAGCCCCAGGAGGACTTGCTCAAGCATCATGCCAGTATCAGTGAGTTGAAGAGGAACTTCATGGAATCCGTCCCGCAGCAGAGGCCCAGTGAGTGGGACAAGCGCCTGTCCACACACTCCCCGTTCCGCACCCTGGGGATCAATGGTCAGCCTCTGCCCAGTGCAGATGGG AGTGTGTGCGTTAGTCTCCTTTGCAATGGTTCAGAGACTGCACACGAGGAAACCAGCAGCGATTTGGGCTTTTCAGGCATACCGAGTCCCACTGTGAGCCACAAGAGTGAGCCTGACAGTGTTGAAGCCCACAGTGCTCTGGTTGAGGAAAAGTCAAGTGACCAGGAAGAGGTTGTAGTTTTTGAGACCACCTTGGTGCCAAGCGTAGAGGTGGAGACGGCACAGCTGTCTCCCTCCCTCGACCCCTGCTGTAAAGCTTTAGATGAGACCCTGGAGGAGGAAGGATCGTATCCCGGAGTGTCGGAGTGCTCTGGGAGGATAGTTGGATCTTCCCCAGCTTCCTATTTCAGAAGCGATGGTCCACAGGTCATACGCTGCTTCCAG CCCCCTCTGGTGCAGACCCAGACAGTCACCATCACAGCTGTCTCCAACTCCTTACCAAGTGGCATCTCCACCACAGAGGTCCCTGTCGTCCCAACCAAGACCTTCATCTATGAATCTTCAAAG GTGACAGATGACGGGACAGACGACAAAGATGGCACAACTGTGTCCAGCTCCAAGACTGTTACCTCAGAGGCCACCAGTGGCACCACAGTCACCACCACTACCACTCACATCTCAAAG GTGGTGAAAAGCGGATCTTCGGAGACTCGTGTGGAAAAGAGAATCGTCATAACTGCAGACTCTGACATTGACCAAGAGAAg GAGAAAGTTGGCGGAGCATCAGCATTGTAA
- the LOC123968783 gene encoding uncharacterized protein LOC123968783 isoform X8 codes for MQCKVTLLDDTLFECELDKHAKAQELLTKVCDHVNLLEKDYFGLAHWETPTNKTWLEATKEIRKQVSGAVYEFTFNVKFYPPDPAQLTEDLTRYFLCVQLRKDIMRGILPCSFVTLSLLGSYAAQSELGEYDPELHGTDYVKDLSLVPGQSKELEEKVMELHRTYRSMSPAQADMLFLENAKKLAMYGVDLHQAKDLDGVDITLGVCSSGLMVYKDKLRINRFPWPKVLKISYKRSSFFIKIRPSEQEQYESTIGFKLPNYKASKKLWKVCVEHHTFFRVPTVEPPSSRRFLVLGSKFRYSGRTQAQTRQASSMIDRPAPRFTRSASKRLSRNLDGAKISLAKMSSMDRLFQPAQTQQDDWFLYFDRIFSLSSLECADKTFSPLALFQLQEKDEQGMHVVEQEQTRTEIIKRLQESVILVDMLTEADILERRLSKVKDLEERLQEVDEMAERIQGVIEEELGKEEVDKLREEEGDLKHEQQVEGMTERVVKKSVRRIEVNKDEVDELEEQIKRVFLKGLLLEEEVAEVMQKSEKEGTDESQLDDGLREKLRQMEKEWQDEVEEKMSDVGSTSSVVAYQKVERRTKKRVTIVEEREQRQEEMEDGQVQSGGMSEERLEKGGAWHETEILGYITQRKVTERLQAEDPSQVADKDVWFILFDRPPYKAVYKPPVTTVERAQVDEGEYFTSTNEITTVEEKTEIIVEEGEIREEEAWRVPDIPPPSQTITDKADDWFVLLDVIPRQTPYVPPVTLKGRDAASLVSVVGTAADEAIREVVAEERKVIEEAPRHLEEIPQQPVTDRDADWFVLLDVVPRGTSYVPPVMLKGRDPMDAESFVSVVGTATDETIRVVVAEERKITEEAPRHLEEVPQQPVSESVDDWFVLLDVVPRETTYVPPVVAEHVEVSQEERVSLVEVTTIEWREKRVEVVVAGTEITEIQSEKQVVAVSQALREIEDNWFVLLDVPAREPSFVPVTMAEYVQVYPEESISTMAETITVESRKKVGVEETVVWKEDKELPKQIIPEQKMSQPVRERVIPFEIIPDVQKMFEAEVTPTETRIWKKIIGAESRQDETRLSEIRPSQTAPPSERGGGDDWFVMFDVIREKPVVIPPAAVVERIVGVVAATEPKPKFILEDMRPPMKLVEITPPHPRQVDDDWLALLNVAVKAPVTADQRIRVHPEVRPAKEFSAIEQRAQQRVTIVEERWQQEKMVQQKPHPAMREVEDDWYTLLDMATKKSVAVPERIQLPAKARAPAAVAKTRIAISEMRPQFEKRIREERRPLPETHISDDWFVLLDVGLKQSVVSAQRGTRPVSAPVFSQAALAEAGIPMAPFDQPQTSTPIKTDRKEERKLEVTVEAVEPSKIEAVTEVKPAVWRDHREVDSSLISTINGDIQHESQAVSTEVVRMRKKRAKKIEGDSIYVRHSLLMLEEFDKPQEDLLKHHASISELKRNFMESVPQQRPSEWDKRLSTHSPFRTLGINGQPLPSADGSVCVSLLCNGSETAHEETSSDLGFSGIPSPTVSHKSEPDSVEAHSALVEEKSSDQEEVVVFETTLVPSVEVETAQLSPSLDPCCKALDETLEEEGSYPGVSECSGRIVGSSPASYFRSDGPQVIRCFQPPLVQTQTVTITAVSNSLPSGISTTEVPVVPTKTFIYESSKVTDDGTDDKDGTTVSSSKTVTSEATSGTTVTTTTTHISKVVKSGSSETRVEKRIVITADSDIDQEKEKVGGASAL; via the exons ATGCAATGCAAAGTCACCTTACTGGACGACACTCTGTTTGAGTGTGAGCTTGAT AAACATGCTAAAGCCCAAGAACTTTTAACAAAGGTGTGTGACCATGTTAACCTGCTGGAGAAGGATTATTTTGGCCTGGCTCACTGGGAAACACCAACCAACAAG ACGTGGTTGGAAGCCACCAAAGAGATCCGGAAACAGGTGTCGGGTGCTGTGTATGAGTTTACATTCAACGTGAAGTTCTACCCTCCTGATCCAGCACAGCTTACTGAAGACCTCACCAG GTACTTTCTGTGTGTCCAGCTGAGGAAGGACATTATGCGTGGTATTCTTCCCTGCTCCTTTGTCACACTGTCCCTGCTGGGCTCCTACGCAGCCCAGTCGGAGCTTGGAGAGTACGACCCAGAGCTCCATGGAACAGACTATGTTAAGGATCTGAGCCTGGTCCCCGGACAGAGCAAAGAGCTGGAGGAAAAGGTGATGGAGCTGCACCGCACATACAG GTCAATGAGTCCAGCCCAAGCAGACATGTTGTTTCTGGAAAATGCCAAGAAACTTGCCATGTATGGAGTAGACCTTCACCAAGCCAAG GATCTTGACGGTGTCGACATCACGCTGGGGGTTTGCTCTAGTGGTCTGATGGTTTACAAGGACAAGCTAAGGATCAACCGTTTCCCTTGGCCCAAAGTGCTCAAGATCTCTTACAAACGGAGCAGCTTCTTCATCAAAATCAGGCCATCAGAG CAAGAGCAGTATGAAAGCACAATTGGCTTCAAACTGCCCAACTACAAAGCCTCGAAGAAGCTGTGGAAAGTTTGTGTTGAACACCATaccttcttcag gGTTCCAACAGTAGAGCCTCCCTCATCACGTCGCTTCCTTGTCTTGGGCTCTAAGTTCAGATACAGCGGGCGTACTCAGGCCCAGACCCGCCAGGCCAGCTCCATGATTGACCGCCCAGCCCCACGCTTCACACGCTCTGCGAGCAAGAGGCTGTCACGTAACCTAGATGGAG CTAAGATCAGCCTGGCAAAAATGAGCTCTATGGACAGGCTATTTCAACCAGCCCAGACACAGCAAGATGACTGGTTCCTTTACTTTGACCGAATCTTCAGCTTATCCTCACTTGAGTGTGCTGATAAAACAT TCTCCCCCCTAGCTCTGTTCCAGCTCCAAGAGAAGGATGAGCAGGGCATGCATGTGGTAGAGCAGGAACAGACCAGAACAGAGATTATTAAGAGGCTGCAGGAAAGTGTGATCTTGGTAGACATGCTGACAGAGGCAGATATTTTGGAAAGGAGGCTGAGTAAAGTGAAGGATTTAGAGGAAAGGCTCCAAGAAGTGGATGAGATGGCAGAGAGAATTCAGGGAGTAATAGAAGAGGAATTAGGTAAGGAAGAGGTAGATAAGTtaagagaagaagagggagatTTGAAGCATGAACAACAAGTTGAAGGTATGACTGAAAGAGTGGTGAAGAAATCTGTGAGGAGAATAGAGGTAAACAAGGATGAAGTGGATGAACTGGAAGAGCAGATAAAGCGGGTGTTTCTAAAAGGCTTGTTGCTTGAAGAGGAAGTGGCTGAGGTGATGCAGAAGAGTGAAAAAGAGGGGACAGACGAAAGTCAGTTGGATGATGGCCTGAGAGAGAAGCTACGGCAGATGGAAAAGGAATGGCAAGACGAGGTGGAGGAGAAGATGTCGGATGTTGGCAGTACCAGCTCTGTAGTAGCATACCAGAAGGTTGAGCGCAGGACTAAGAAGAGAGTGACTATTgtagaagagagagagcagaggcagGAAGAAATGGAAGATGGGCAGGTACAGTCTGGTGGAATGTCAGAGGAGAGGCTAGAAAAAGGGGGAGCATGGCATGAGACAGAAATACTGGGCTATATAACTCAGAGAAAAGTTACAGAGAGGCTTCAGGCTGAGGATCCATCTCAGGTGGCAGATAAGGATGTCTGGTTCATACTTTTCGACCGACCTCCATACAAAGCTGTTTATAAACCACCAG TTACCACTGTGGAACGTGCTCAGGTGGATGAAGGCGAGTATTTCACCTCAACAAATGAGATTACAACAGTTGAGGAGAAAACAGAGATTATAGTAGAAGAAGGAGAAATAAGAGAAGAGGAAGCATGGCGTGTACCAGACATCCCACCACCatcacagaccatcacagacaaGGCTGATGACTGGTTTGTGTTGCTGGATGTTATTCCCAGACAAACGCCTTATGTACCACCAG TTACGTTGAAGGGAAGAGATGCAGCAAGTTTGGTCTCAGTGGTTGGAACTGCAGCCGATGAGGCAATTAGAGAAGTAGTAGCTGAAGAGAGAAAGGTAATAGAAGAGGCACCAAGACACCTAGAAGAAATCCCACAGCAGccagtgacagacagagatgCTGACTGGTTTGTGTTGCTGGATGTTGTTCCCAGAGGAACATCATATGTACCACCAG TTATGTTGAAGGGAAGAGACCCAATGGATGCGGAAAGTTTTGTCTCTGTGGTTGGAACTGCAACCGATGAGACAATAAGAGTAGTAGTAGCTGAAGAGAGGAAGATAACAGAAGAGGCACCAAGACACCTAGAAGAAGTCCCACAGCAGCCAGTGTCAGAGAGTGTTGACGACTGGTTTGTGTTGCTGGATGTTGTTCCCAGAGAAACAACATATGTACCACCAG TTGTTGCAGAGCATGTGGAAGTGTCTCAAGAAGAACGTGTCTCTCTAGTTGAAGTAACAACCATTGagtggagagaaaaaagagtGGAGGTGGTAGTAGCAGGCACtgaaataacagaaatccaGAGTGAAAAGCAAGTTGTAGCAGTTTCACAGGCTTTGAGAGAGATAGAAGATAACTGGTTTGTGCTGCTGGATGTTCCTGCTAGAGAACCATCATTTGTGCCAG TTACCATGGCAGAGTACGTTCAGGTTTATCCTGAAGAAAGCATTTCTACTATGGCCGAAACAATAACAGTAGAGTCCAGGAAGAAGGTTGGAGTTGAAGAGACTGTGGTGTGGAAAGAGGACAAGGAGCTTCCCAAGCAAATTATCccagagcagaaaatgtctcagcCAGTCAGAGAAAGAG TCATTCCTTTTGAGATTATTCCAGATGTGCAGAAGATGTTTGAGGCTGAGGTGACGCCCACAGAGACTAGAATATGGAAGAAGATAATTGGCGCAGAGAGCAGGCAGGATGAGACGCGTCTGTCTGAAATTAGACCTAGCCAAACTGCACCACCGTCGGAGAGAGGAGGCGGCGATGATTGGTTTGTCATGTTCGACGTCATCCGTGAAAAGCCTGTTGTCATACCGCCAG CTGCTGTGGTTGAGCGTATTGTGGGTGTGGTGGCAGCCACAGAACCAAAACCAAAATTCATCCTGGAAGACATGAGGCCGCCTATGAAGTTGGTGGAGATTACACCACCACATCCGAGACAGGTGGATGATGACTGGCTTGCGCTGCTAAATGTTGCAGTGAAAGCACCAG TGACTGCGGACCAGCGTATCCGTGTGCATCCTGAAGTAAGACCAGCTAAAGAGTTTTCAGCCATAGAGCAGAGAGCACAGCAGAGAGTTACTATAGTGGAGGAAAGGTGGCAGCAGGAGAAGATGGTACAGCAGAAACCGCATCCAGCAATGAGAGAGGTGGAAGATGATTGGTATACTCTTTTGGACATGGCCACTAAGAAATCAG TCGCTGTCCCTGAGCGCATCCAGTTGCCAGCAAAGGCGAGAGCTCCTGCTGCTGTGGCCAAAACAAGGATCGCTATTTCCGAGATGAGACCGCAGTTTGAGAAACGGATCCGGGAGGAAAGACGTCCACTCCCAGAAACGCATATCAGTGATGATTGGTTTGTTCTACTAGATGTTGGCCTCAAACAGTCAG TGGTGAGTGCACAGAGGGGCACCCGTCCTGTCAGTGCTCCGGTCTTCTCCCAGGCTGCTCTGGCAGAGGCTGGGATCCCCATGGCCCCTTTCGATCAGCCCCAGACCTCCACTCCAATCAAGACCGACCGCAAGGAGGAAAGAAAGCTGGAGGTCACTGTAGAAGCTGTGGAGCCATCAAAAATCGAGGCTGTGACTGAGGTCAAG CCAGCAGTGTGGAGGGACCACAGAGAAGTAGACTCTTCACTGATATCCACCATCAATGGGGACATTCAG CACGAGTCTCAGGCGGTGAGCACGGAGGTGGTGCGTATGCGAAAG aaAAGAGCTAAGAAAATTGAGGGTGACTCAATTTATGTCAGACATAGCCTTTTAATGTTGGAG GAGTTCGATAAGCCCCAGGAGGACTTGCTCAAGCATCATGCCAGTATCAGTGAGTTGAAGAGGAACTTCATGGAATCCGTCCCGCAGCAGAGGCCCAGTGAGTGGGACAAGCGCCTGTCCACACACTCCCCGTTCCGCACCCTGGGGATCAATGGTCAGCCTCTGCCCAGTGCAGATGGG AGTGTGTGCGTTAGTCTCCTTTGCAATGGTTCAGAGACTGCACACGAGGAAACCAGCAGCGATTTGGGCTTTTCAGGCATACCGAGTCCCACTGTGAGCCACAAGAGTGAGCCTGACAGTGTTGAAGCCCACAGTGCTCTGGTTGAGGAAAAGTCAAGTGACCAGGAAGAGGTTGTAGTTTTTGAGACCACCTTGGTGCCAAGCGTAGAGGTGGAGACGGCACAGCTGTCTCCCTCCCTCGACCCCTGCTGTAAAGCTTTAGATGAGACCCTGGAGGAGGAAGGATCGTATCCCGGAGTGTCGGAGTGCTCTGGGAGGATAGTTGGATCTTCCCCAGCTTCCTATTTCAGAAGCGATGGTCCACAGGTCATACGCTGCTTCCAG CCCCCTCTGGTGCAGACCCAGACAGTCACCATCACAGCTGTCTCCAACTCCTTACCAAGTGGCATCTCCACCACAGAGGTCCCTGTCGTCCCAACCAAGACCTTCATCTATGAATCTTCAAAG GTGACAGATGACGGGACAGACGACAAAGATGGCACAACTGTGTCCAGCTCCAAGACTGTTACCTCAGAGGCCACCAGTGGCACCACAGTCACCACCACTACCACTCACATCTCAAAG GTGGTGAAAAGCGGATCTTCGGAGACTCGTGTGGAAAAGAGAATCGTCATAACTGCAGACTCTGACATTGACCAAGAGAAg GAGAAAGTTGGCGGAGCATCAGCATTGTAA